From the Mammaliicoccus sciuri genome, the window TCTTCTGGTAATTTAAAAATAATTTCACCATCATTGCTTAAAAAGTATTCGCTTCTCGCGAGTTTTTCTATATATTCTTTATCGTTCAGTCGTTTAATTTGTTCTTTAAGTTCTATCTCTTTATCTTGCAATTTTTCATACTTGACAGCTTTTTCTTTACGCTCTTGTACTAATTCATCATTACGATTTTTTTGTAGAAACAGCATGACGATCATAATAACCATTATTAACAATAATACTCCACCAAATAAGGTAAGTCGCTTGCGTATCACTTGGCGCGTTTTATTGACAGTCTTTTTTTGTTTGTTTTGGGACTGTGTATATTCATTATCTAGATTTTTAATTTTTTGCGCCATTGGTGTACCTCCTTATTTATATAGAATCTTGAATTTTTTCTTCTTTAATGACTTCAAACATTGTCTTCGCATTTTCTTTATTAGCATGTTCAGATAATCCCGTCACTTTGACAACAATTATTCTATTACCTAATCTAATTTCTAATTCATCTTCAACACTTACAGTCGTTCCTGCTTTAGCAACTTGACCATTTACTTTAACTCTACCTTGGTCACTCACTTCTTTAGCAAGTGTACGACGTTTAATCAGTCTAGATACTTTTAAATATTTATCTAATCTCAAATTGTTAAATCTCCTTTATTTATAAATTCTTTTAATGATTGTTCACCGTATCCCTCTAATTTGGTTTTATCATACAACTTCAAAAAGTAATCAGCAAATATTTTTTCTAGTTTCTCACGTTTAACTTTGCCTTCTTTTTGTTTTTCATCATTCCAAATTTTCTTGAGGTCTTCAATATCATTCGCTTCTTGGTCACCAAACACATGCGGATGTCTACGTATCATCTTAGACGTTAATGTTTGTACCACTTCTCTTACATCAAAGTACGCTTCTTTCTTTCCAATCGCAGCATGTAACATCACTTGTAACAATATGTCTCCAAGTTCTTCTATCATATGATCAATATCATCTTCATCAATTGCTTCTATTAATTCAAACGCCTCTTCAAGCACATAACGTTTCAATGTTTCATGGGTTTGTACTTTATCCCATGGACAGCCTTCTTCAGACACAAATGTATCAATAGTTTGTTCTAAATATTGAAAATCACCGTAAAGTTGTTCATCTTCAGTTATTTTCGGAATGAATAAACTTGTTAAATTTGATAGCTCAGCATGATGGTCCATTTCATACAATGGACATGAAATAACTTCCGCTTCACCTAGTCTTGCATTAGAAACAAGTTGCACAGGATGGTCATCTGAATATCTTTCCATCAATGTAACTTTAATATCCGATGCAACTAATTGATCATACACTTGGGTAATAATCGTATTCGTTCTTATATTTAATGAAGTCTCAGACAAACTTGTTCCATCTAATAATGTAAACCCGTCATTTGGGTCAATATTAACAGCTCTGAACATATCATCTAGAAAGCTTTTCCCACCTAACACGTGAACATCCGGTGCTTTCTCTAACAAAAGCTGCGTCGTTGTTTCAGCTACCATTGGGTCACCAGGTACCGCATAAATAATGTTTTCATGTTCAGCTTTTTCAATCAATGTATCGACAATTTCAGAATATACATTAAGGAAATCATCGTGCTTTTCATAAATATAATCAAAACCTTGCCAATTTAAGTCTTCTAATTCTTTAACGACTGGATGGTCTAACGTACGCGCATATATAACATCAGCTGATTGAAGTTTGCGGTAAACGCCCATTGGCAATTCTTCTAAACTATAATTACCTAAGCCAACAACTAAAATTTGTTGTGCCATATGTTAATTACTCCTTTATTATTTTATCCATTAAAGGCAAATGTTTCCATTCATCTTTTATTAATATTTTCATTTTTATTATACCTATTATGACAACCATTACGCCAACAATACCTGCCATTAACATAATTAATAAACTGGTCATTCTCGTGTGCGTTGGAATGAGCAGTACCGCTTGTACAAATACAGACATGATCGCAAGCAAAGTGATTACTTTAATCATAAATAAACCCATACGTTGAAATTGATAAAACTTCATTACACGTATATGCAAAATCAATGTATATATAGCGAGTGACAAGACGGTCGACAAACTTGCACCAAATATACCAAACTGCAGTACAAACCAGTAATTCCCGATCAATTTCGCTACCATACCAATCATGAGCGCAATAAATAATATATTTCTATTTAATTTCACTTGCAATAAAGCTGTATACATGATGATAAAAGTCACAAATACAACTGCAAGCATAAAGACGCTCAGTGTGCCGATCAATTCATTCGTCTTAAAGAATACAGTATTTAATAATGGCAGTAAGTTCATTAAGCCAAATGCAGCAGCCATACTAAATAACACTGTTATCTTCAACGATGTATTAGCATATTCATTTACGAGTTGATGGTTTTTCTTTTGCAGTTGTTCTGTTAACAATGGAATAAGCACAAAACTAAATGTCGTTGTGATGATAAGCCCCATCTGAATTAATGAAGCACCTCTATCAAACACACCTTTTACTTTTATACTCTCATGAAAGCTATATCCATTCTCTTGCAACAAATGTATAAGCGTAAATGAATCTACAATTTGCCATAAGATCAATATCAAATAAGAAATGGCATACAAAATTGTCATCGTCACGATATTTTTAGTGTCTTGCAACTTTATTTCCCAGGAAAATCTCAGTCTAGGTTTTCTTTTAAACCAGAAGTAAATTGCAATACAACTTAATCCCAATACAGATCCACTGATTGCGATTGTGCCAGCTTGATAAATTGAAATATTCAAGCCAACAAACAGCAAGATCGCGGTTAAAATCACACCGACTCTAACGACTTGATCAATCACCTGTGAAACGGCAATAAAGTTCATCTGATGTTTCATTTGATAATACCCTCGTACCATTGAGATAAATACAAGTGGTATTAGCGCTAAACTCGCCATACGAATCATAGGCGCTAAGTTCGCGTCACCCATCAGTCCACTTATCAAGTGTGCACTTAAAAATATGACTACACTTAATAATAAACAAGTCATTTGTAAGAACCAGAACATACCTACTATTTGTGATTGTTTACGTTGAATCATCCAGCTACTCATCACACTAGGAAGCGCGTTTAAACTTACAACACTTACAATCGCAACAAGCGGATATACTTGTTGGTATGCATATAATCCTTCATCACCCAAAACATTCTGGTAAGGTACTCTATAAATTGCGCTTAAAATTTTAACAATGACCATCGTACCTGTTAACAACAATACACTATTAAAAATGGGTTTAGATTGTGTCATCGTCTACCAAACTTTCATTGATCACATTAGTTAAGAATTTCAGATCTTCTAACCATTGTTTTGATTTTTGTAATTTAAACACCATTTGATTGTCTGAAACAGCTATTTTTAATTTTCTACCTAATGGTTCTGTAACTTTAAACAACACGTCACCTTTTAGATGATTTGTTGTATATTCCGAAGCTGTCAATTGTATCACTTTAGCGACTTCTTTAATTTCTGTAACACCGAAATGAATACCGTTCAATCTTACTTCCACAACATCTAATAAACGCTGAACTTCAACAGGATATTCACCAAAACGATCAATTAATTCATCTTGAATATCTTCCAATTGAGATTGAGTCGTAATTGATCTTAATTTTTTGTACATTTCAATTTTGGCTTGTTCATTCTTAATGTATTCAGCTGGAATATAAGCATCTATTTTAATGTCCACTTCTAGTTGTGGTACTTCTGATTCTGGTTCAATACCTCGTTTCACATTAACCGCTTCTTCTAACATTTGAGAATATAAGTCGTAACCTACAGAATCTATGAATCCATGCTGCTGACTACCTAATAGATTTCCTGCGCCACGAATATTCAAATCTCGCATGGCAATTTTAAATCCTGAACCTAGTTCTGTAAATTCTTTAATAGCTTGCAGTCTTTGCTCTGCAACTTCAGTCAGTACTTTATTTTGTTCATGTAAGAAATATGCATAACCAATTCGACTTGAACGGCCAACTCGTCCACGTAATTGATACAATTGACTCAATCCAAATCTATTAGCGTCTTCAATAATCAATGTATTAGCATTTGGAACATCGACACCCGTTTCAATAATCGTCGTTGTTACTAAAATATCGTATTCTCCATCAACAAAATTCAACATCGTTTCTTCTAATTCTCGTTCTGTCATTTGTCCATGAGCAACGCCAATTCTCGCAT encodes:
- a CDS encoding polysaccharide biosynthesis protein; amino-acid sequence: MTQSKPIFNSVLLLTGTMVIVKILSAIYRVPYQNVLGDEGLYAYQQVYPLVAIVSVVSLNALPSVMSSWMIQRKQSQIVGMFWFLQMTCLLLSVVIFLSAHLISGLMGDANLAPMIRMASLALIPLVFISMVRGYYQMKHQMNFIAVSQVIDQVVRVGVILTAILLFVGLNISIYQAGTIAISGSVLGLSCIAIYFWFKRKPRLRFSWEIKLQDTKNIVTMTILYAISYLILILWQIVDSFTLIHLLQENGYSFHESIKVKGVFDRGASLIQMGLIITTTFSFVLIPLLTEQLQKKNHQLVNEYANTSLKITVLFSMAAAFGLMNLLPLLNTVFFKTNELIGTLSVFMLAVVFVTFIIMYTALLQVKLNRNILFIALMIGMVAKLIGNYWFVLQFGIFGASLSTVLSLAIYTLILHIRVMKFYQFQRMGLFMIKVITLLAIMSVFVQAVLLIPTHTRMTSLLIMLMAGIVGVMVVIIGIIKMKILIKDEWKHLPLMDKIIKE
- a CDS encoding RNA-binding S4 domain-containing protein: MRLDKYLKVSRLIKRRTLAKEVSDQGRVKVNGQVAKAGTTVSVEDELEIRLGNRIIVVKVTGLSEHANKENAKTMFEVIKEEKIQDSI
- a CDS encoding MazG nucleotide pyrophosphohydrolase domain-containing protein; this encodes MAQQILVVGLGNYSLEELPMGVYRKLQSADVIYARTLDHPVVKELEDLNWQGFDYIYEKHDDFLNVYSEIVDTLIEKAEHENIIYAVPGDPMVAETTTQLLLEKAPDVHVLGGKSFLDDMFRAVNIDPNDGFTLLDGTSLSETSLNIRTNTIITQVYDQLVASDIKVTLMERYSDDHPVQLVSNARLGEAEVISCPLYEMDHHAELSNLTSLFIPKITEDEQLYGDFQYLEQTIDTFVSEEGCPWDKVQTHETLKRYVLEEAFELIEAIDEDDIDHMIEELGDILLQVMLHAAIGKKEAYFDVREVVQTLTSKMIRRHPHVFGDQEANDIEDLKKIWNDEKQKEGKVKREKLEKIFADYFLKLYDKTKLEGYGEQSLKEFINKGDLTI
- a CDS encoding FtsB family cell division protein; translated protein: MAQKIKNLDNEYTQSQNKQKKTVNKTRQVIRKRLTLFGGVLLLIMVIMIVMLFLQKNRNDELVQERKEKAVKYEKLQDKEIELKEQIKRLNDKEYIEKLARSEYFLSNDGEIIFKLPEDKKDAENDK